The Novipirellula aureliae genomic interval GAAGACCGAGGCGTGATTCCTGCCAAAGCTCGTGGAGCGTTTAACGCCGATCCACTCGCCGCACTCGCTCGCGATGGAAAACTACCGGTCAAGGTGGAAACGGCAATCAAACAGCTTGCCGACTTGGCAACCTGGACGTCACGCCACTATCCAAAGGTGACCTCGGTCGCTGTCGATACCGCCGTCTACCACGACGCAGGAGCGACCGCGGCCCAAGATATCGCCTTCAGTATGGCGACTGCGGTCGAATACTTGCGAGCGATGACCGCTGCGGGAATGACCGTTGATCGGGCAGCGGAACAAATCTTGTTCCGAACCAGTCTTGGCACCCACCATTTCTTGGCGATTTCGAAACTACGGGCTGCCCGCGAAGTGTGGGCACGAGTCATCGAAGCGTGTGGCGGATCGGCAAGCGGAATGAAGGTTCACTCTCGAACCGGCAGCCGGGTGCTGACGCAGCGTGATCCGTACGTCAACCTGCTCCGCAATACCGTCGCTTCGTTCGCGGGGATTATCGGTGGTGCCGATGCGGTCACATCGGTTCCGTTTGATCAAGCGGCTCAGTTGCCCAACGATTTCAGTCGCCGGATCGCCCGCAATACGGTTCTGATTCTAGACGAAGAATCGCACCTTAACTGCGTTGTCGATCCTGCGGGTGGCAGTTGGTTTATCGAGAAATTGACCGATCAATTGGCCAAGAAAGCTTGGCAGATTTTTCAAGAGATAGAACAGCAGGGCGGTATGATCGCGGCGCTTCAAAGCGGCTGGGTCGCCTCCCAAATTGAGGTCGCTTTCGCACCACGCGCGAAAGACATCGCTACCCGACGCGAAGGAATCACCGGCGTTAGCGAATTCCCGAACCTTGCCGAAGAGCAACTTGAGCAACGTCCCGTCGATGTGGCAGCACTACGCATCGCTGCGGCCGAACGCCACAAGGCGAAAGCGGCTTTCCTGGCAGATCTAAGCGGTGAATCCGATTTGTCGGCAGCCTGCTTCCAGGCGGCATCGGAAGGTGCTTCGATCGCTCAAATCGCTCGTGCGATCGGCTTTCATCAATCGTCGACCGAGATCACACCAATCGAAGCTCACTTGTTCGCCCAGCCGTTCGAAGAACTGCGTGACGCCAGCGACGTGTGGTGTACGACCAAGGGACAACGTCCACGCGTGTTCTTGGCAAACATGGGGCCCGTCGCCCATCACACAGGTCGGGCAACGTTCGCAAAGAACTTTTTTGAAGCAGGCGGTTTCGAAGTGATCGGAAACGATGGCTTCCAAGACGCCGATGCGGCTGCCGCTGCATTGAAGGACAGCGGTGCAAACATCGCTGTTATCTGTTCTTCCGATAAACTGTATCCCGAAATGGTCCCTGCGGTGACGCCGGCTCTAAAGGCCGCTGGGGCACGAAGCGTGATTCTCGCAGGCCATCCTGGCGACAATGAAGCGTCATGGCGTGAAGCAGGAATCGATCGTTTTATTTTCATCAAATGCGATGTGTTGGCCACGCTACGCGAACTGCTAGTTGACGAAGGAGTCCTTTCGTAATGAACGCCATCCCAAATTTTAGCGATATCCCTTTCGAGTCTGCCGCGAACGCGTCTGAGACGAAACCGAAGACGACACGCCAATCATGGCAGCAATCGGTTAGCGAAAACCAAGATCGTTTGAACTGGAAAACCCCAGAACAAATTCCGATCCACGCGTTGTATTCCGCCGACGATTTGAAGGACGTTGACCACCTCGATACGATGCCCGGTTTCGCACCGTTCATCCGTGGTCCCTATGCGACGATGTACGTGATGCGTCCATGGACCGTGCGCCAATACGCTGGTTTCTCAACCGCGAAAGAGTCGAATGCGTTCTACCGTCGTAATTTGGCGGCAGGCCAAAAGGGCTTGAGTATCGCGTTCGACTTGGCAACGCACCGCGGTTACGATTCGGATCACCCCCGAGTCGGCGGCGACGTCGGTATGGCAGGTGTCGCGATCGACAGTATCTATGACATGCGGACCCTTTTTGATGGCATCCCTCTCGATAAAATGAGCGTGTCGATGACGATGAACGGGGCCGTGCTACCCGTGATGGCGCTCTATATCGTCGCGGCGGAAGAACAGGGAGTGAAACCGGAACAACTTTCGGGAACGATTCAAAACGACATTTTGAAAGAGTTCATGGTTCGGAACACTTATATCTATCCGCCTGAACCAAGTGTTCGCATCATCGCCGATATTTTTGACTACACGTCGCGAGCGATGCCAAAGTTCAATAGCATCAGTATCAGTGGCTACCACATGCAAGAAGCGGGCGCGACCGCTGACTTGGAGTTGGCCTACACACTCGCCGATGGTTTAGAATACGTTCGGACCGGTATTAAAGCGAACCTCAGCGTCGATGCATTTTGTCCCCGCTTGTCGTTCTTCTGGGGCATCGGAATGAACTACTACATGGAAGTCGCCAAGATGCGAGCGGCTCGATTGATTTGGGCCAAGCTGATCAAACAGTTCGATCCCAAAAATCCCAAAAGCTTGTCGCTGCGAACGCATAGCCAAACAAGCGGATGGAGCTTGGTGGCTCAAGATGTTTACAACAACGTCATCCGAACGTGCGTCGAAGCGATGGCTGCAACGCATGGCCATACCCAGTCGCTTCATACCAATGCACTCGATGAAGCCATCGCACTGCCGACCGATTTCTCGGCTCGTATCGCTCGCAACACCCAGTTGTTCTTGCAGCAAGAAACCGATACCTGTAGCGTCGTCGATGCTTGGGGCGGTAGTTACTTCCTCGAAAAATTGACTCATGACTTGGCCCAGCGTGCTTGGAGTCACATTTTGGAA includes:
- a CDS encoding methylmalonyl-CoA mutase family protein translates to MSTSKLSVKDDFPPVEYETWRATVEADLKGAPFEKKLVSHTYEGIGIQPVYTRKDELAGTDPTGFPGSSPFVRGRNPLGSVLTGTDLRQEHLHPDLGVTNKAILADLEGGVTSILIKLDSAARAGLDPDKVDDSESHDGVMAYDVNDLDVTLKKVGLDIIDVTLDAGAAFLPAAATLAGLWEDRGVIPAKARGAFNADPLAALARDGKLPVKVETAIKQLADLATWTSRHYPKVTSVAVDTAVYHDAGATAAQDIAFSMATAVEYLRAMTAAGMTVDRAAEQILFRTSLGTHHFLAISKLRAAREVWARVIEACGGSASGMKVHSRTGSRVLTQRDPYVNLLRNTVASFAGIIGGADAVTSVPFDQAAQLPNDFSRRIARNTVLILDEESHLNCVVDPAGGSWFIEKLTDQLAKKAWQIFQEIEQQGGMIAALQSGWVASQIEVAFAPRAKDIATRREGITGVSEFPNLAEEQLEQRPVDVAALRIAAAERHKAKAAFLADLSGESDLSAACFQAASEGASIAQIARAIGFHQSSTEITPIEAHLFAQPFEELRDASDVWCTTKGQRPRVFLANMGPVAHHTGRATFAKNFFEAGGFEVIGNDGFQDADAAAAALKDSGANIAVICSSDKLYPEMVPAVTPALKAAGARSVILAGHPGDNEASWREAGIDRFIFIKCDVLATLRELLVDEGVLS
- the scpA gene encoding methylmalonyl-CoA mutase, with the protein product MNAIPNFSDIPFESAANASETKPKTTRQSWQQSVSENQDRLNWKTPEQIPIHALYSADDLKDVDHLDTMPGFAPFIRGPYATMYVMRPWTVRQYAGFSTAKESNAFYRRNLAAGQKGLSIAFDLATHRGYDSDHPRVGGDVGMAGVAIDSIYDMRTLFDGIPLDKMSVSMTMNGAVLPVMALYIVAAEEQGVKPEQLSGTIQNDILKEFMVRNTYIYPPEPSVRIIADIFDYTSRAMPKFNSISISGYHMQEAGATADLELAYTLADGLEYVRTGIKANLSVDAFCPRLSFFWGIGMNYYMEVAKMRAARLIWAKLIKQFDPKNPKSLSLRTHSQTSGWSLVAQDVYNNVIRTCVEAMAATHGHTQSLHTNALDEAIALPTDFSARIARNTQLFLQQETDTCSVVDAWGGSYFLEKLTHDLAQRAWSHILEVEEVGGMTKAIQAGIPKMRIEEAAARTQAHIDSGKQPVIGMNKYRLEVEDELKVLQVDNTAVRTAQIESLKKLREERNQADVDAALAELTKAARDKSGNLLELAVSAARAKATVGEMSAALEEVYGRYEAPVTAVRGIYAGEIKGQDSMKKVLDLVEQFEKAEGRRPRIMVAKMGQDGHDRGQKVIASAFADLGFDVDIGPLFRTPGETAKQSVENDVHIVGVSSLAAGHLTLVPELKQELAKLGREDIMIVAGGVIPPQDYQALYDAGAAAVFGPGTVISEAAVMLLQRLADQLEISLTPA